The DNA sequence CGATGACCCGGAGCTGCTCGGCGAGATGCTCCGGGTGGCCTCGGAAGCCGCGCAAGAGGCAGGGGTGGCCGAGAGCGGCTTCCGTACCGTCGTAAACACCAACCAGGAGGGCGGGCAGGTCGTATTCCACCTGCACATGCACGTCATCGGCGGGAAGCCGCTCGGCGGGAAGATGGGGTAAATAGATGTTAAACGAACTTCTGCAAAAGACCTTCTTTGAAAACACCGTACTGAGCTACATTATCGTAGCCGCCGCAATAGTCGTCGGCCTGCTGATCGTGAAGATAATCACCTCGGTGGTGATACGCGCTCTCCACAGGTGGACCGAGAAGACCGAAGGCAAGCTCGACGACTTCATCATCGAGATGCTGAGGAAGAACGCCGTGCCGCTGATGTACTACGGCGTCTTCTACGTGGCCACGCGGAGCCTGATACTCCCCTCGGCCCTCAATAAGGGACTCGAGGTCGTCGGGGTCATCCTGCTGACGCTGCTCAGCATCCGGCTCATAAGCGGACTCGTCGCCCACGCCGCCGAACAGTTCTACCTGAAGGACGCGGACCCGAAAAAGCGGCAAGGCTTTAAGGGGATGATGCCCGCCATAAAGGTGGTGATCTGGGGCCTCGGGGTAATCTTCCTCCTCGACAACCTCGGCTTCGAGATATCAAGCGTCATAGCCGGGCTCGGCATCGGCGGCATCGCCGTGGCGCTGGCCGCCCAGGCCGTTCTCGGAGACCTCTTCAGCTACTTCTCCATCATCACGGACCGCCCCTTCGAGACCGGGGACTTCGTCATCCTCGACAGCGGGCACCTCGGCACGATCGAACACATAGGGATAAAGACCACCCGGATAAGGAGCCTCGGGGGCGAACAGATCGTGCTGTCCAACTCGGACCTGACGAGCTCGCGCATAAAGAACTACAAGAGGATGCAGAAGAGGAGGGTCGTCTTCCACCTCGGGGTCACAT is a window from the Thermodesulfobacteriota bacterium genome containing:
- a CDS encoding histidine triad nucleotide-binding protein, which produces MEDCIFCKIGSGEIPSEKVRETERLFVIKDINPQAPTHLLVVPKKHYATLLDCDDPELLGEMLRVASEAAQEAGVAESGFRTVVNTNQEGGQVVFHLHMHVIGGKPLGGKMG
- a CDS encoding mechanosensitive ion channel family protein; translation: MLNELLQKTFFENTVLSYIIVAAAIVVGLLIVKIITSVVIRALHRWTEKTEGKLDDFIIEMLRKNAVPLMYYGVFYVATRSLILPSALNKGLEVVGVILLTLLSIRLISGLVAHAAEQFYLKDADPKKRQGFKGMMPAIKVVIWGLGVIFLLDNLGFEISSVIAGLGIGGIAVALAAQAVLGDLFSYFSIITDRPFETGDFVILDSGHLGTIEHIGIKTTRIRSLGGEQIVLSNSDLTSSRIKNYKRMQKRRVVFHLGVTYQTSSDRLKEIPGVIKETITGIEGADFNRAHFSSYGDFSLNFEVVYYVLSGDYNKYMDIQQAINLVIYEEFEKRKIEFAYPTQTLFMEKTENQPAPQG